One window of Myxococcota bacterium genomic DNA carries:
- the purL gene encoding phosphoribosylformylglycinamidine synthase subunit PurL, whose translation MSDPEVTDQLAREHGLSDHEIALIGEILGRRPSFSELGIFSVMWSEHCSYKSSKRYLRGLPTTGACVVQGPGENAGVIDVGEGWVAVFKIESHNHPSYVEPHGGASTGVGGILRDIFTMGARPLASLDSLRFGPLDDPHQRYLVRGVVAGVGDYGNAFGCATVGGEVTFHPRYRKNILVNAMNLGIARRDQIFLAKAPGPGNPVIYVGSKTGRDGIHGASLLASSEFDQDTDAKRPTVQLGDPFTEKLLLEACLEAMRTGAVVGIQDMGAAGLTCSSFEMASRSGTGIEMDLDAVPQRESGMTAYELLLSESQERMLLVAEKGREAEIFAVFEKWDLNAATVGRVTSDGRMRVRWHGQVVVDIPVDPIAANAPVYDRPAARPADFAERQKLDLAAIPAETDPSGALLQLLASPNLCSREWVYKQYDQMVGSSTVLRPGGDAAVVRIPETERGLALKTDCNPRYCAADPYLGAQHAVAEAARNVAVTGARPLAVTNCLNFGSPERPECMWEFAEATRGMGEACRAFEIPITGGNVSFYNETSGEGAIPPTPTIGLVGLLEDVTRAVPAAFRGPDDDVLLLGETRAELGASEYLAVRHGLERGAPPALDLAAERRLHDLLVAAAERRLLRSAHDCAEGGVAVALAECAIRSGIGLDCALPAAGGRPELTLFSESAGRAVLSCAPRDTPALLALARAHGVPAARIGQTGGTRIRIGPGVDVSLAEAHDLWARTLPEALG comes from the coding sequence GTGAGCGATCCCGAAGTCACCGACCAGCTCGCGCGCGAGCACGGACTGTCCGACCATGAGATCGCGCTGATCGGCGAGATCCTGGGCCGGCGCCCCAGCTTCTCCGAGCTGGGGATCTTCTCCGTCATGTGGTCCGAGCACTGCTCGTACAAGTCGAGCAAACGCTACCTGCGCGGCCTGCCGACCACGGGCGCGTGCGTCGTGCAGGGCCCCGGCGAGAACGCGGGCGTGATCGACGTGGGCGAGGGCTGGGTCGCCGTGTTCAAGATCGAGAGCCACAACCATCCCTCGTACGTCGAGCCCCACGGCGGCGCGTCGACCGGTGTCGGCGGCATCTTGCGCGACATCTTCACCATGGGCGCGCGGCCGCTCGCGTCGCTCGACTCACTGCGCTTCGGACCGCTCGACGATCCACACCAGCGCTATCTCGTCCGCGGGGTCGTGGCGGGCGTTGGCGACTACGGCAACGCGTTCGGCTGCGCGACGGTCGGCGGCGAGGTCACGTTCCACCCGCGCTACCGCAAGAACATCCTGGTGAACGCCATGAACCTGGGCATCGCGCGCCGCGACCAGATCTTCCTGGCCAAGGCGCCGGGCCCGGGCAACCCGGTGATCTACGTGGGCTCCAAGACCGGCCGCGACGGCATCCACGGCGCGAGCCTCCTGGCGTCGTCGGAGTTCGACCAGGACACCGACGCGAAGCGCCCGACCGTGCAGCTCGGTGACCCGTTCACCGAGAAGCTCCTGCTCGAGGCGTGTCTCGAAGCCATGCGCACCGGCGCGGTCGTGGGCATCCAGGACATGGGCGCGGCGGGACTCACCTGCTCGAGCTTCGAGATGGCCTCGCGCTCCGGCACCGGGATCGAGATGGATCTCGACGCGGTGCCCCAGCGCGAGAGCGGCATGACGGCCTACGAGCTTTTGCTCAGCGAGTCTCAGGAGCGCATGCTGCTCGTGGCCGAAAAGGGCCGCGAGGCCGAGATCTTCGCGGTTTTCGAGAAGTGGGACTTGAACGCAGCCACGGTCGGGCGGGTGACTTCGGACGGCCGCATGCGCGTGCGCTGGCACGGTCAGGTGGTGGTCGACATTCCGGTCGATCCAATCGCGGCCAACGCGCCCGTGTACGACCGGCCTGCGGCCCGGCCCGCGGACTTCGCCGAGCGCCAGAAGCTCGACCTCGCTGCGATCCCCGCCGAGACCGACCCCTCGGGCGCGCTGCTCCAGCTCCTGGCCTCGCCCAACCTGTGCTCGCGCGAGTGGGTCTACAAGCAGTACGACCAGATGGTCGGCTCCTCGACCGTGCTGCGGCCCGGCGGCGACGCGGCGGTCGTGCGCATTCCCGAGACCGAGCGCGGGCTCGCGCTGAAGACCGACTGCAACCCGCGCTACTGCGCCGCCGACCCGTATCTGGGCGCGCAGCACGCCGTCGCGGAGGCCGCGCGCAACGTCGCGGTCACGGGCGCTCGCCCGCTCGCGGTCACGAACTGTCTCAACTTCGGCAGCCCCGAGCGGCCCGAGTGCATGTGGGAGTTCGCCGAGGCCACGCGCGGCATGGGTGAGGCGTGCCGCGCCTTCGAGATTCCGATCACCGGCGGCAACGTGAGCTTCTACAACGAGACTTCGGGCGAGGGCGCGATCCCGCCCACGCCCACGATCGGCCTGGTGGGCCTGCTCGAGGACGTGACTCGCGCGGTGCCCGCCGCCTTCCGCGGCCCGGACGACGACGTGCTCTTGCTGGGCGAGACGCGCGCCGAGCTCGGCGCGAGCGAGTATCTCGCGGTGCGGCACGGCCTCGAGCGCGGCGCGCCGCCGGCGCTCGACCTCGCGGCGGAGCGGCGCCTGCACGACCTGCTGGTCGCCGCCGCCGAACGGCGGCTGCTGCGCTCCGCGCACGACTGCGCCGAAGGGGGCGTGGCCGTGGCGCTCGCCGAGTGCGCGATCCGCTCGGGCATCGGCCTGGACTGCGCGCTGCCCGCCGCAGGCGGGCGGCCGGAGCTCACGCTGTTCTCGGAATCGGCGGGCCGGGCGGTGCTGTCCTGCGCGCCTCGCGACACGCCCGCATTGCTCGCGCTGGCCCGCGCGCACGGCGTTCCGGCGGCGCGAATTGGACAGACGGGCGGGACGCGCATACGGATCGGGCCCGGGGTCGACGTGTCGCTCGCCGAGGCGCACGATCTATGGGCTCGAACGCTGCCGGAGGCATTGGGATGA